The Montipora foliosa isolate CH-2021 chromosome 1, ASM3666993v2, whole genome shotgun sequence genome has a window encoding:
- the LOC137979303 gene encoding adrenocorticotropic hormone receptor-like, giving the protein MNEANEMSHDHDHEHGAGIISTATVAIVGGIFSLTFSSATILTNIVLLVTLFSDPYNYFRSRGTTYFVASLSLSDFLSGLFVQPLYSACMLCIGSGHEQPKLCEISLIFSHVTTKISIFTVVALAVDRYLAVKLSWRYKNLVTIRKVIVCNIFIWLFSVMFEVSHSVVESENIFHLVDLHLQTTVPLVLMSCVYAAAYIEFRRYSRNVVFGQALPGGSSRTFVQNIRLEKKIVWTVVIINVVIFISFSPYLIAKNLENGCLKEKSSECSGVGFETLKALSVPMLCISSALNPFLYAWRIPQYRQALIAVKNRTCLSC; this is encoded by the coding sequence ATGAACGAAGCAAACGAAATGTCTCACGACCATGATCATGAACATGGGGCGGGAATAATTTCAACAGCAACAGTCGCCATTGTGGGAGGAATTTTCAGCTTGACATTTTCTTCAGCTACAATTTTAACGAACATTGTTCTTTTGGTCACACTCTTTAGCGATCCCTACAATTATTTTCGATCTCGCGGTACCACATATTTCGTGGCAAGTCTGTCTTTGAGCGATTTTCTTTCAGGTTTGTTTGTACAGCCTTTGTATTCGGCTTGTATGCTTTGCATTGGATCTGGACATGAGCAGCCCAAACTTTGCGAGATTTCGCTTATTTTTTCACATGTGACTACTAAGATTTCAATTTTTACAGTGGTTGCTTTAGCAGTGGATAGGTATCTAGCTGTGAAGCTTTCGTGGCGATACAAAAACCTTGTAACAATCCGAAAGGTCATTGTGTGTAACATTTTCATCTGGCTGTTCTCTGTGATGTTTGAAGTATCACATTCTGTTGTTGAATCCgaaaacattttccatttggttgATCTTCACCTTCAAACCACGGTCCCATTAGTTCTTATGAGTTGCGTTTATGCTGCCGCTTACATAGAATTTCGTCGCTACTCAAGAAACGTCGTGTTTGGACAAGCCCTTCCAGGTGGAAGTTCTCGTACATTTGTTCAAAACATTCGACTCGAAAAGAAGATAGTTTGGACAGTCGTAATAATCAATGTTGTGATATTTATATCTTTTTCGCCGTATTTAATCGCAAAAAATTTAGAAAATGGCTGTTTAAAAGAGAAAAGCAGTGAATGTAGTGGGGTGGGTTTTGAAACCTTGAAAGCTCTTTCAGTACCAATGTTGTGTATAAGCTCTGCGCTAAACCCATTCCTTTACGCTTGGAGAATACCACAATACAGGCAAGCCCTAATTGCGGTGAAAAACCGGACATGCCTTTCGTGTTAA
- the LOC137979294 gene encoding adrenocorticotropic hormone receptor-like, whose amino-acid sequence MNEANEMSHDHDHEHGAGIISSTTVTIVAGIFSLTFSSATILTNVVLLVTLFSDPYNYLRSRSTTYFVASLSLSDFLSGLFVQPLYSACMLCIGSGHEEPKLCDISLIFSHVTTKISIFTAVALSLDRYLAVKLSWRYKNLVTIRKVIVCSIFIWLFSVMFEVSHSFVESENIFHLVDLHLQTTVPLVLLSCVYAAAYIEFRRYSRNVVFGQALPGGTSRTFVQNIRLEKKIVWTVVIINVVIFISFSPYLIAKNLENGCLKEKSSECSGMGFETLKTLSVPMLCISSALNPFLYAWRIPQYRQALIAVKNRACFSCER is encoded by the coding sequence ATGAACGAAGCAAATGAAATGTCTCACGACCATGATCATGAACATGGAGCGGGAATAATTTCATCAACAACAGTCACCATTGTGGCAGGAATTTTCAGCTTGACATTTTCTTCAGCTACAATTTTAACGAACGTTGTTCTTTTAGTCACACTCTTCAGCGATCCCTACAATTATTTGCGATCTCGCAGTACCACATATTTCGTGGCAAGTCTGTCTTTGAGCGATTTTCTTTCAGGCTTGTTTGTACAGCCTTTGTATTCGGCTTGTATGCTTTGCATTGGATCTGGACATGAGGAGCCCAAACTTTGTGATATTTCGCTTATTTTCTCACATGTGACTACTAAGATCTCAATCTTTACAGCTGTTGCTTTATCATTGGATAGGTATCTAGCTGTGAAGCTTTCGTGGCGATACAAAAACCTTGTAACAATCCGAAAGGTCATTGTTTGTAGCATTTTCATCTGGCTGTTCTCTGTGATGTTTGAAGTATCACATTCTTTTGTTGAATCCgaaaacattttccatttggttgATCTTCACCTTCAAACCACGGTCCCATTAGTTCTTTTGAGTTGCGTTTATGCTGCCGCTTACATTGAATTTCGTCGCTACTCAAGAAACGTCGTTTTTGGACAGGCCCTTCCAGGTGGAACATCTCGTACGTTTGTTCAGAACATTCGACTCGAAAAGAAGATAGTTTGGACAGTCGTAATAATCAATGTTGTGATATTTATATCTTTTTCGCCGTATTTAATCgcaaaaaatttggaaaatggCTGTTTAAAAGAGAAAAGCAGTGAATGTAGTGGGATGGGTTTTGAAACCTTGAAAACTCTTTCAGTACCAATGTTGTGTATAAGCTCTGCGCTAAACCCATTCCTTTACGCTTGGAGAATACCACAATACAGGCAAGCCCTAATTGCGGTTAAAAACAGGGCATGTTTTTCGTGTGAAAGATAA